One Carassius carassius chromosome 20, fCarCar2.1, whole genome shotgun sequence DNA segment encodes these proteins:
- the LOC132095901 gene encoding uncharacterized protein LOC132095901 isoform X2 produces the protein MNILETLKSQGLHREDVLGTVGPFKIFLGSLEALVGPSELPDESQPGTEPINSQAMRLILEGSSRARSTYFLKKNILKGASAIFGPYLVGECHWTLFHCNLKEGTITYIDSLGEHPQRCSQIIENWSLFAASRDCQRPWKFINRDHDLQNDSVSCGVFSIMFAEMILQGQQGHLQCLPISQERKRLGILLFKSLDSSGICTVCYKKMSGKKKASANDILSKATFCCQIKDKYTSDDSFVTDWSRESLT, from the exons ATGAACA TCTTAGAAACACTGAAGTCCCAAGGACTTCATCGTGAAGATGTCCTTGGGACAGTTGGGCCTTTTAAAATCTTTCTGGGCAGTTTGGAGGCCCTTGTAGGCCCATCTGAACTTCCAGATGAG AGCCAGCCTGGGACAGAGCCCATAAATAGCCAGGCTATGCGCCTGATTTTGGAAGGCAGCTCCAGGGCCAGGAGCACTTATTTTCTAAAA AAAAACATTCTTAAAGGAGCCAGTGCCATCTTCGGGCCCTACTTGGTGGGAGAGTGCCACTGGACCCTCTTT CATTGCAACTTGAAAGAGGGAACTATTACATACATTGACTCATTGGGGGAGCATCCACAGCGTTGCTCCCAAATCATCGAAAATTGGAG CTTATTTGCTGCTAGCAGAGACTGCCAAAGGCCCTGGAAGTTCATAAACAGGGACCATGACTTGCAAAATGACTCTGTGTCATGTGGAGTGTTCTCAATAATG TTTGCAGAAATGATCCTCCAGGGACAACAAGGTCACCTCCAATGCCTCCCcatctcccaagagaggaagagacTTGGGATTTTGTTGTTTAAATCCCTTG atagttCAGGCATTTGTACAGTCTGCTACAAGAAGATGTCAGGGAAGAAAAAGGCAAGTGCTAATGATATTTTATCTAAAGCAACATTCTGCTGTCAGATTAAAGACAAGTACACATCAGACGATTCTTTTGTCACAGATTGGTCCAGGGAGTCATTAACATAA
- the LOC132095901 gene encoding uncharacterized protein LOC132095901 isoform X1: MNILETLKSQGLHREDVLGTVGPFKIFLGSLEALVGPSELPDEVMDALFYIISRSQPGTEPINSQAMRLILEGSSRARSTYFLKKNILKGASAIFGPYLVGECHWTLFHCNLKEGTITYIDSLGEHPQRCSQIIENWSLFAASRDCQRPWKFINRDHDLQNDSVSCGVFSIMFAEMILQGQQGHLQCLPISQERKRLGILLFKSLDSSGICTVCYKKMSGKKKASANDILSKATFCCQIKDKYTSDDSFVTDWSRESLT; this comes from the exons ATGAACA TCTTAGAAACACTGAAGTCCCAAGGACTTCATCGTGAAGATGTCCTTGGGACAGTTGGGCCTTTTAAAATCTTTCTGGGCAGTTTGGAGGCCCTTGTAGGCCCATCTGAACTTCCAGATGAG GTAATGGATGCCCTATTTTACATAATCAGCAGG AGCCAGCCTGGGACAGAGCCCATAAATAGCCAGGCTATGCGCCTGATTTTGGAAGGCAGCTCCAGGGCCAGGAGCACTTATTTTCTAAAA AAAAACATTCTTAAAGGAGCCAGTGCCATCTTCGGGCCCTACTTGGTGGGAGAGTGCCACTGGACCCTCTTT CATTGCAACTTGAAAGAGGGAACTATTACATACATTGACTCATTGGGGGAGCATCCACAGCGTTGCTCCCAAATCATCGAAAATTGGAG CTTATTTGCTGCTAGCAGAGACTGCCAAAGGCCCTGGAAGTTCATAAACAGGGACCATGACTTGCAAAATGACTCTGTGTCATGTGGAGTGTTCTCAATAATG TTTGCAGAAATGATCCTCCAGGGACAACAAGGTCACCTCCAATGCCTCCCcatctcccaagagaggaagagacTTGGGATTTTGTTGTTTAAATCCCTTG atagttCAGGCATTTGTACAGTCTGCTACAAGAAGATGTCAGGGAAGAAAAAGGCAAGTGCTAATGATATTTTATCTAAAGCAACATTCTGCTGTCAGATTAAAGACAAGTACACATCAGACGATTCTTTTGTCACAGATTGGTCCAGGGAGTCATTAACATAA
- the LOC132096933 gene encoding uncharacterized protein LOC132096933, whose product MPPVQSNYKSYLLVTNKKIPRTTEYRHRKGKGRRHKQYKQYLCSTGVEVPDRILGCHDREPPVHHDAPLQPTAGKRKRADSKNGSAAEDDVVDIGEHQTMQEPEAERPNPNPSQDGNCGDDLLYPGAPITKGQSLLLLMAYVLRHNLTGIALDHLLRIFHELFPALIPATSYLFHKSYGQYGEYVPHFYCHQCSNYIGTKECGLTQCVLLMGSLFLKALDAKYGLFSAKS is encoded by the exons ATGCCACCTGTACAATCAAACTACAAGTCCTACTTATTGGTCACTAATAAGAAAATACCAAGGACAACAGAATACAGACACAGGAAG GGAAAAGGCAGAAGACATAAACAGTACAAGCAGTACCTTTGCAGCACTGGTGTTGAAGTCCCTGACAGAATTTTAGGATGTCATGACAGAGAA CCTCCAGTTCACCATGATGCACCACTGCAGCCAACAgcaggaaaaagaaagagagctGACAGTAAG AATGGATCAGCTGCTGAGGACGATGTGGTTGATATAGGAGAGCATCAGACCATGCAAGAACCAGAGGCTGAGAGACCCAACCCAAATCCGTCACAG GATGGAAATTGTGGAGATGACCTTTTGTACCCTGGAGCACCAATTACCAAAGGTCAAAGTTTGCTCCTTCTAATGGCTTACGTCCTGAGGCATAACCTGACCGGGATTGCTCTGGACCATCTTTTAAGAATTTTTCATGAACTTTTCCCTGCACTGATACCAGCAACCTCATATCTCTTCCATAAATCCTATGGCCAATATGGCGAGTATGTGCCCCATTTCTACTGCCATCAGTGTTCAAATTATATTGGAACAAAAGAATGTGGTTTGACacagtgtgttctgt TGATGGGATCCCTGTTTTTAAAAGCTCTAGATGCCAAATATGGCCTATTCAGTGCCAAATCATAG